A genomic window from Thermococcus nautili includes:
- the eno gene encoding phosphopyruvate hydratase encodes MENPFEITAVIAREILDSRGNPTVEVEVYTPVSMGRAAVPSGASTGTHEAVELRDGGKRFHGKGVRRAVENVNKIIAPEIIGMDVTWQRDIDMLMIELDGTENKSNLGANAILGVSLAVAKAAANALGLPLYQYIGGTNAYVMPVPMSNVINGGVHAGNELDFQEFMIMPVGAKSFREGIMWVSETYHTLKKVIAEKYGKNAVNVGDEGGFAPPLKEPSEALDLLTEAIEETGYKVGDEIAFALDPASSEFYDEKLGKYVVGGKEYDRGELLELYKELVSKYPIVSIEDPFHEEDWEGFVEITKELGRKVQIVGDDLFVTNPKRIRKGIELGAANALLLKVNQIGTLSEAIDAAYTAFRAGYGVVVSHRSGETEDSTIADIAVAINAGQIKTGAPARSDRNAKYNQLIRIEEELEGVAIYPGKKFRNPFL; translated from the coding sequence ATGGAGAACCCGTTCGAGATTACGGCGGTTATAGCGAGGGAAATCCTCGACAGCAGGGGAAACCCAACCGTTGAGGTCGAGGTTTACACCCCCGTCAGCATGGGACGTGCCGCGGTTCCAAGCGGTGCCTCAACCGGAACCCACGAAGCGGTCGAGCTCCGCGACGGCGGAAAGCGCTTCCACGGAAAGGGCGTCAGGAGGGCGGTTGAGAACGTCAACAAGATTATAGCACCAGAAATCATTGGAATGGACGTCACCTGGCAGAGGGACATTGACATGCTCATGATTGAGCTCGACGGTACCGAGAACAAGAGCAACCTCGGCGCCAACGCAATCCTCGGCGTTTCCCTGGCCGTTGCCAAGGCCGCCGCGAACGCCCTCGGGTTGCCCCTCTACCAGTACATCGGCGGAACCAACGCCTACGTCATGCCGGTTCCGATGAGCAACGTCATCAACGGAGGTGTGCATGCCGGCAACGAGCTGGACTTCCAGGAGTTCATGATAATGCCCGTTGGGGCTAAGAGCTTCCGCGAGGGAATAATGTGGGTCTCCGAGACCTACCACACCCTCAAGAAGGTCATAGCCGAGAAGTACGGCAAGAACGCCGTCAACGTCGGCGACGAGGGCGGATTCGCCCCGCCACTCAAGGAGCCGAGCGAGGCCCTCGACCTCCTCACCGAGGCCATCGAGGAGACCGGCTACAAGGTCGGCGACGAGATAGCCTTCGCCCTCGACCCGGCCTCAAGCGAGTTCTACGACGAGAAGCTCGGCAAGTACGTCGTTGGTGGAAAGGAGTACGACCGCGGAGAGCTCCTTGAGCTCTACAAGGAACTCGTGAGCAAGTACCCGATAGTCTCGATTGAGGACCCGTTCCACGAGGAGGACTGGGAGGGCTTCGTCGAGATAACGAAGGAACTCGGAAGGAAGGTACAGATAGTCGGCGACGACCTCTTCGTCACCAACCCGAAGAGGATAAGGAAGGGCATCGAGCTCGGCGCAGCAAACGCGCTCCTCCTCAAGGTCAACCAGATTGGAACGCTGAGCGAGGCGATAGATGCCGCCTACACCGCCTTTAGGGCCGGCTATGGAGTCGTTGTCTCCCACAGGAGCGGAGAGACCGAGGACAGCACTATAGCCGACATAGCCGTTGCCATCAACGCCGGCCAGATAAAGACCGGCGCTCCAGCCAGAAGCGACAGGAACGCCAAGTACAACCAGCTCATCCGCATAGAGGAGGAGCTTGAAGGAGTGGCGATATATCCGGGCAAGAAGTTCCGCAACCCGTTCCTCTGA
- a CDS encoding family 4B encapsulin nanocompartment shell protein produces MNELREVVLRAIEELKNDGMNPDVMLAGPGFIEHSKDFLTGLGLKIYRIEELGYDAVIADSAYLGQIKKASRRISVEPFLEEKRVWEEIEKLDV; encoded by the coding sequence ATGAACGAGCTCAGGGAAGTCGTCCTGAGGGCGATTGAGGAGCTTAAGAACGATGGCATGAACCCTGACGTCATGCTTGCGGGGCCGGGATTTATCGAGCACTCCAAGGATTTCCTCACGGGTCTCGGGCTTAAGATTTACCGCATAGAAGAGCTTGGCTACGATGCGGTTATTGCCGACTCGGCCTACCTTGGTCAGATTAAGAAGGCTTCGCGCAGGATTTCTGTTGAGCCGTTCCTTGAAGAAAAAAGGGTCTGGGAAGAAATAGAGAAGCTTGATGTTTAA
- a CDS encoding XTP/dITP diphosphatase, with protein MRLAFITSNLGKVEEARKYFEPLGVEVYQLHFEYPEIQADTLEEVAEYGAKWLAERIEGPFFLDDSGLFVEALKGFPGVYSAYVYKTLGYNGILKLLEGETNRKAYFKSVIAYWDGELHIFTGRVDGEITTEPRGSGGFGFDPIFKPDGFDKTFAEMTTEEKNEISHRGRALRAFAQWLRENL; from the coding sequence ATGAGGCTGGCGTTCATAACCTCCAACCTCGGCAAGGTTGAGGAAGCCAGGAAGTACTTCGAGCCCCTTGGGGTTGAGGTCTACCAGCTCCACTTTGAGTATCCTGAGATACAGGCGGACACCCTTGAGGAGGTTGCAGAATACGGCGCGAAATGGCTGGCTGAGAGAATTGAGGGCCCCTTCTTCCTCGACGACTCGGGCCTCTTCGTAGAGGCGCTCAAGGGCTTTCCCGGGGTCTACTCGGCCTACGTTTACAAGACCCTTGGCTACAACGGAATCCTCAAGCTCCTTGAGGGCGAGACGAACAGAAAAGCTTACTTCAAGAGCGTCATAGCCTACTGGGACGGCGAGCTTCACATCTTCACTGGAAGGGTGGACGGCGAGATAACGACCGAGCCGAGGGGAAGCGGCGGCTTCGGCTTTGACCCAATCTTCAAGCCCGATGGATTCGATAAGACCTTTGCCGAAATGACAACCGAGGAGAAGAACGAAATCTCCCACAGGGGACGGGCGCTGAGGGCCTTTGCCCAATGGCTAAGGGAAAACCTTTAA
- a CDS encoding adenosine-specific kinase translates to MVKIEVVDIEKPEGVEVIIGQGNFSIFTVDDLARALLTAVPGIKFGIAMNEAKPQLTRYTGNDKELEELAAKNAVKIGAGHVFVILMRNAFPINVLNTVKNHPAVAMVYGASENPFQVIVAETDLGRSVLGVVDGKAANKIETEEQRKERRELVQKIGYTID, encoded by the coding sequence ATGGTGAAGATAGAGGTAGTTGACATTGAAAAACCCGAGGGGGTCGAAGTCATAATCGGACAGGGTAACTTCTCGATATTCACCGTTGATGACCTCGCGAGAGCCCTTCTCACGGCCGTCCCGGGAATAAAGTTCGGCATAGCCATGAACGAGGCGAAACCACAGCTGACCCGCTACACCGGAAACGACAAGGAGCTTGAAGAGCTAGCCGCGAAGAACGCCGTGAAAATCGGCGCGGGCCACGTCTTCGTAATCCTAATGAGGAACGCCTTTCCGATAAACGTCCTCAACACCGTCAAGAACCACCCAGCTGTGGCGATGGTCTACGGCGCCAGTGAGAACCCCTTCCAGGTCATCGTTGCCGAGACCGACCTCGGACGGAGCGTCCTTGGAGTGGTTGACGGCAAGGCCGCGAACAAGATTGAGACCGAGGAGCAGAGGAAGGAGCGCAGGGAGCTCGTTCAGAAAATCGGCTACACCATCGACTAA
- a CDS encoding Lrp/AsnC family transcriptional regulator, whose product MTGNLDAIDLRLLKELRENARENIASLSKKLGIPRTTVHYRIKRLLDEGIIEKFTVKPNYKKLNLGTTAFILARYDPDSGLTQRQVAERIAALEGVYEVHIIAGEWDLLIKVRAPSSEEVGKIVVDKLREIKGVGQTVTMVSFVTVKEEL is encoded by the coding sequence ATGACGGGCAACCTTGATGCCATCGACCTTAGGCTTTTGAAGGAACTGCGCGAGAACGCGAGGGAGAACATAGCGAGCCTCAGCAAGAAGCTTGGAATACCGAGGACGACGGTCCACTACAGGATTAAGCGCCTTCTCGACGAGGGCATAATAGAGAAGTTCACGGTGAAGCCCAACTACAAGAAGCTCAACCTGGGCACGACGGCCTTCATACTCGCCAGATACGACCCCGACTCCGGCTTGACCCAGAGGCAGGTCGCCGAGAGGATAGCGGCACTCGAAGGTGTCTACGAGGTTCACATAATAGCCGGTGAGTGGGACCTTCTCATAAAGGTCCGCGCCCCCAGCTCTGAGGAAGTCGGTAAAATCGTCGTTGACAAGCTTAGGGAAATAAAGGGTGTCGGTCAGACGGTAACCATGGTGTCCTTCGTTACGGTTAAAGAGGAGCTCTGA
- a CDS encoding radical SAM protein, producing MKKLKIYIPGVKFPSISLTGNYCALNCAHCGRHYLEGMKKPTRKELLNFCLDLERSGGRGCLLSGGMDSRLKVPIDKYADEVREIKRRTNLKLNAHVGFIDESDLEWLKYVDVVSLDFVGDDGVIRRVYRIDKTVEDYLRIVELLTENGIRVAPHITIGLDFGRIHWEYRAIDLLAQYPIDVLVLDVLIPTKGTEMENVPKPGVEESLKVVEYARERFDGELSIGCMRPTGRWRVEFDRGAVLKGVDRLTNPPRKVIEWAKTVRNVEIIYECCVM from the coding sequence ATGAAGAAATTAAAAATTTACATTCCTGGAGTTAAGTTTCCATCAATCTCTCTCACCGGAAACTACTGCGCGCTCAACTGCGCCCACTGCGGGAGGCACTACCTCGAGGGCATGAAGAAGCCAACGCGAAAGGAGCTCCTGAACTTCTGCCTCGACCTTGAGCGCTCCGGCGGGCGGGGCTGTCTGCTCAGCGGGGGGATGGATTCACGCCTGAAGGTGCCGATTGACAAGTACGCGGACGAAGTGAGGGAGATTAAGAGGAGAACGAACCTGAAGCTCAACGCCCACGTCGGATTCATAGACGAGAGCGATTTGGAGTGGTTGAAATACGTTGATGTCGTCTCCCTCGACTTCGTCGGCGATGACGGCGTGATAAGGCGAGTTTACAGGATAGACAAAACCGTAGAAGATTACCTTCGCATAGTTGAACTTCTCACCGAGAACGGAATCCGCGTGGCGCCCCACATAACGATAGGCCTTGACTTCGGGAGAATCCACTGGGAGTACCGGGCGATTGACCTCCTCGCTCAGTACCCGATAGACGTCCTAGTGCTGGACGTTCTCATCCCGACGAAGGGGACGGAGATGGAAAACGTCCCGAAACCGGGCGTTGAGGAGAGCCTGAAGGTCGTCGAGTACGCGCGCGAGCGCTTTGACGGGGAGCTGAGCATAGGCTGCATGCGGCCAACGGGAAGATGGCGGGTGGAATTCGACAGGGGGGCGGTTCTGAAAGGAGTTGACAGATTGACGAATCCGCCGAGGAAGGTCATCGAGTGGGCGAAAACAGTGAGGAACGTCGAGATAATCTACGAGTGCTGCGTTATGTAG
- the deoC gene encoding deoxyribose-phosphate aldolase has product MDAREIARYIDHTNLKPYATREDIIKLCDEAIQYGFYAVCVNPYRVKLAKDYLREKQVDVKVASVIGFPLGATPTEVKVFEARKALEDGADELDMVINIGALKDKDYDYVKRDIEEVVKVAHERGAKVKVIIETCYLTEEEKVKACELAKEAGADFVKTSTGFGTGGATVEDVRLMRKVVGSEMGVKAAGGIRTYEQAVEMIEAGASRIGTSSGVKIVEGAPK; this is encoded by the coding sequence ATGGACGCCCGTGAGATTGCACGCTACATAGACCATACCAACCTCAAGCCCTACGCGACAAGGGAGGACATCATAAAGCTCTGCGATGAGGCGATTCAGTACGGCTTCTACGCTGTCTGTGTTAACCCCTACCGCGTCAAGCTCGCTAAGGACTACCTGCGCGAGAAGCAGGTAGACGTCAAGGTCGCGAGCGTCATCGGCTTCCCCCTCGGCGCGACGCCGACCGAGGTTAAGGTCTTTGAGGCGAGGAAAGCCCTTGAGGACGGTGCCGACGAGCTCGACATGGTCATCAACATAGGTGCCCTCAAGGATAAGGACTACGACTACGTGAAGAGGGACATAGAGGAGGTCGTCAAGGTAGCCCACGAGAGAGGGGCAAAGGTCAAGGTCATAATCGAGACCTGTTACCTCACCGAGGAGGAGAAGGTCAAGGCCTGTGAGCTGGCCAAAGAGGCCGGAGCGGACTTCGTGAAGACCTCGACCGGTTTCGGAACTGGGGGAGCGACGGTTGAGGACGTCAGGCTGATGAGGAAGGTAGTTGGTTCAGAGATGGGCGTTAAAGCGGCCGGCGGAATCAGAACCTACGAGCAGGCCGTTGAGATGATTGAGGCCGGGGCCAGCAGGATTGGAACATCGAGTGGTGTAAAAATTGTGGAAGGTGCCCCGAAATGA